In one Butyrivibrio proteoclasticus B316 genomic region, the following are encoded:
- the tgt gene encoding tRNA guanosine(34) transglycosylase Tgt — translation MYKILKKDGSAKRAEFTTVHGTVQTPVFMNVATVAAIKGGVSTEDLEGIDTQVVLSNTYHLHLRPGDDVVYRMGGLHKFMSCNKPILTDSGGFQVFSLAKTRKIKEEGVYFHSHIDGHKLFMGPEESMRIQSHLGSTIAMAFDECPSAKAEHEYVQMSVDRTTRWLERCKKEMDRLNSLEYTVNHDQMLFGINQGAIFDDIRIEHAKRISELDLDGYAVGGLAVGESHEEMYHVLETVVPYLPENKPTYLMGVGTPANILEAVERGVDFFDCVYPSRNGRHGHLYTNRGHINLLNARYELDDTPIEEGCKCPACRRYSKAYIRHLLKSGEMLGLRLCVLHNLYFYNHMMEEIRDAIDAGRFQEYKKNKLYGMQEFDSVVNTEYANIDKNWRKG, via the coding sequence ATGTACAAAATTCTTAAAAAAGATGGCAGCGCAAAAAGAGCTGAATTTACAACTGTTCATGGCACAGTTCAGACTCCTGTATTTATGAATGTAGCAACAGTTGCTGCAATCAAGGGCGGCGTTTCTACTGAGGACCTTGAGGGTATTGACACTCAGGTTGTTCTTTCCAATACTTATCATTTGCATTTAAGACCAGGAGATGACGTGGTCTACAGAATGGGCGGATTACATAAATTTATGTCATGCAATAAGCCTATTTTGACAGATTCCGGCGGATTCCAGGTCTTTTCTCTTGCCAAGACCAGGAAGATCAAGGAAGAAGGCGTATATTTCCATTCTCATATAGATGGCCACAAATTGTTTATGGGGCCTGAGGAGAGTATGCGTATCCAGTCACATCTTGGGTCAACTATTGCGATGGCGTTTGATGAATGTCCTTCTGCCAAGGCTGAACATGAATATGTCCAGATGTCAGTTGACAGAACTACGAGATGGCTTGAACGCTGCAAAAAAGAGATGGACAGGCTTAACAGTCTTGAATATACGGTTAATCATGACCAGATGCTTTTTGGTATCAATCAGGGTGCGATTTTTGACGACATCAGAATAGAACATGCAAAGAGGATCAGCGAGCTTGATCTTGATGGATACGCAGTAGGCGGACTTGCAGTTGGTGAGTCACATGAGGAAATGTATCATGTTCTTGAGACAGTTGTTCCTTACCTTCCTGAGAATAAGCCAACATATCTTATGGGAGTCGGAACACCTGCAAATATTCTTGAAGCTGTAGAAAGAGGAGTTGACTTCTTTGACTGCGTATACCCAAGCAGAAATGGAAGACATGGTCATCTGTACACAAACAGAGGTCACATCAATCTTTTAAATGCAAGGTATGAACTTGATGATACTCCTATTGAAGAAGGCTGTAAGTGTCCGGCTTGCAGACGTTATTCCAAGGCTTATATAAGACATCTTCTCAAATCAGGTGAGATGCTTGGACTTAGACTTTGCGTTCTTCATAATCTATATTTCTACAATCATATGATGGAAGAAATAAGAGATGCCATTGACGCAGGAAGATTCCAGGAATACAAGAAAAATAAGCTATACGGAATGCAGGAATTTGATTCAGTTGTCAACACTGAGTATGCCAATATTGACAAGAACTGGAGAAAAGGATAA
- a CDS encoding ABC transporter ATP-binding protein — protein MSKDLITLEHISKSYDGQMILDDLSLSIYENSFVTLLGPSGCGKTTTLRIIGGFEKPDQGRVIFDGQDITNLAPNKRQLNTVFQKYALFTHMTIAENIAFGLKIKNKSDSYIKDKIKYALKLVNLEGFENRMPDSLSGGQQQRIAIARAIVNEPKVLLLDEPLGALDLKMRQDMQYELKRLKDELGITFIYVTHDQEEALTMSDHIVVMNQGYIQQEGSPETIYNEPENAFVADFIGDSNIIRSTMIRDELVDILGAKFACVDKGFGENKPVDVVIRPEDVELVAPEAGTISGVVTDLTFKGVHYEMDVQANGYEWLVHSTRLSEVGSHVGIKVDPFNIQIMNVPASEDEEAISETV, from the coding sequence ATGAGCAAAGACCTTATTACTCTTGAACATATTTCCAAATCATACGACGGTCAGATGATACTTGATGACCTGAGTCTTTCGATTTACGAAAATTCTTTTGTTACCCTGTTAGGTCCAAGTGGCTGTGGCAAAACTACCACACTCAGGATCATTGGAGGATTTGAAAAGCCTGATCAGGGACGTGTTATTTTCGACGGTCAGGATATCACAAATCTTGCGCCTAATAAAAGACAACTCAATACTGTATTTCAAAAATATGCTCTTTTTACACATATGACAATTGCTGAGAATATTGCTTTTGGTCTTAAGATCAAGAATAAATCAGACAGCTATATCAAGGATAAGATCAAATATGCCTTAAAGCTTGTCAATCTTGAAGGCTTTGAGAACAGAATGCCCGATTCATTATCAGGTGGTCAGCAACAGAGAATTGCCATAGCCAGAGCCATTGTCAATGAGCCAAAGGTTTTATTACTTGATGAGCCGCTTGGCGCACTGGATCTCAAGATGCGCCAGGACATGCAGTACGAGCTAAAAAGGCTCAAGGACGAGCTTGGCATTACTTTCATATATGTAACACACGATCAGGAAGAGGCCCTCACCATGTCTGACCACATTGTTGTAATGAATCAAGGGTACATTCAGCAGGAGGGATCTCCTGAGACAATTTATAATGAGCCTGAAAACGCCTTTGTTGCTGACTTTATCGGTGATAGCAACATCATCAGATCTACAATGATAAGAGATGAACTTGTTGATATTCTTGGCGCCAAATTTGCCTGTGTAGATAAGGGATTTGGTGAAAATAAGCCTGTCGATGTAGTAATACGTCCTGAAGATGTAGAACTTGTTGCCCCTGAGGCCGGTACTATAAGCGGCGTAGTAACAGATCTTACCTTCAAGGGTGTCCATTACGAGATGGATGTACAGGCAAATGGATATGAATGGCTTGTTCATTCAACCAGACTTTCTGAAGTTGGCAGCCATGTCGGCATTAAGGTTGATCCTTTTAATATTCAGATAATGAATGTTCCTGCTTCTGAGGATGAGGAGGCAATAAGTGAAACTGTTTAA
- a CDS encoding M15 family metallopeptidase yields MNASNLQKKISYKERIISKVGMFNRKHKYLSLFGLAYAFIAIITYNIAFYFYRNVKRFTCLACIVLFFISSSSFSYPAMSLNISFDSEIIHDDSTTGDVIISDEEIAESDVELAQQVELDSEVLIETQEIVNPDVTEADHLNQDNQASLDDILEAGFDDGSEIVIDDENVALATDDAYHDISFNRDDWKIMLVNKQHPIPDDYDFPLGTISGSMRCDERIIQPLLDMMKAARNDGVSLIICSPYRDMDRQTMLFTNKVNRYMDAGMSYMDAYNLASQAVTVPGSSEHQVGLAIDIITDGYSSLDEGFGNTAAGRWLADNSYKYGFILRYPAGKEEITSIEFEPWHFRYVGVDAASVMAQNGMCLEEFWSNYVE; encoded by the coding sequence ATGAATGCCAGTAATTTGCAGAAGAAGATCTCTTATAAAGAGAGAATCATCAGCAAAGTGGGGATGTTTAACCGTAAACATAAATACCTTTCTTTGTTTGGTTTGGCTTATGCTTTTATAGCTATTATTACTTATAATATTGCTTTTTATTTCTACAGGAATGTTAAAAGATTTACCTGTCTTGCTTGTATTGTCTTATTTTTCATTTCCAGTAGTAGTTTTTCATATCCGGCTATGTCGCTTAATATCAGTTTTGATTCTGAAATCATTCATGATGACAGTACTACAGGTGATGTAATTATTTCGGATGAAGAAATCGCTGAATCTGATGTGGAACTTGCACAGCAGGTGGAACTGGATTCAGAGGTTCTTATCGAGACGCAGGAGATAGTTAACCCCGATGTAACTGAAGCTGACCATCTTAATCAGGACAATCAGGCTTCTCTTGATGATATTCTTGAGGCAGGATTCGACGATGGCTCTGAGATTGTCATAGACGATGAAAACGTTGCTCTTGCGACAGATGATGCTTACCATGATATTTCTTTTAACAGAGATGATTGGAAGATTATGCTTGTTAATAAGCAGCATCCAATACCTGATGATTATGATTTTCCACTTGGAACAATAAGTGGCAGTATGAGGTGCGACGAGAGAATAATTCAGCCTCTTCTGGACATGATGAAGGCTGCAAGAAATGATGGGGTTAGTCTTATCATATGTTCTCCTTATAGGGATATGGACAGGCAGACAATGCTCTTTACAAATAAAGTTAACAGATATATGGATGCCGGTATGTCCTATATGGATGCTTATAACCTTGCTTCTCAGGCTGTAACAGTGCCAGGCTCATCTGAACATCAGGTTGGACTTGCGATTGATATCATAACTGATGGATATTCAAGCCTTGATGAGGGCTTTGGAAATACTGCTGCAGGTAGATGGCTGGCAGATAATAGTTATAAATATGGATTTATTTTAAGATACCCGGCAGGAAAAGAAGAAATAACCAGTATAGAGTTTGAACCATGGCACTTTAGATATGTTGGAGTTGACGCGGCGAGTGTTATGGCTCAAAATGGTATGTGCCTGGAAGAGTTCTGGAGTAATTACGTAGAGTGA
- the aroC gene encoding chorismate synthase translates to MSGSIIGKNIQISTWGESHGKALGVVVDGFPAGMELCEEDIQKFLDRRKPGTSSATTPRKEDDLVEIMSGVFEGKTTGTPISMLVRNTSQKSSDYSEIAEYYRPGHADYGFDTKYGFRDYRGGGRSSGRETIGRVAAGALCEKLLGQMGISVCAYTKAIGSVEIDYSKFDKDAIAQNPTAMPDSEADQKAMDLISQARSDQDSLGGVIECCIKGVPAGVGEPVFDKLDAILARSVMSIGAVKAVEIGDGTRVSSYYGSDNNDAFSISKGNIVKETNHSGGILGGISDGSDIVLRAYVKPTPSIARTQHTINKSGNNIEINIKGRHDPVVVPRAVVVVETMCAHAILDLMISNMSAKSENIISFYRNNK, encoded by the coding sequence ATGTCAGGATCTATCATAGGTAAAAACATTCAAATCTCAACATGGGGCGAATCACATGGGAAAGCCCTCGGTGTAGTTGTAGACGGTTTTCCGGCAGGTATGGAGTTGTGTGAGGAGGACATACAGAAATTTTTGGACAGAAGAAAGCCAGGTACTTCCTCTGCTACCACACCTCGTAAAGAAGACGACCTTGTCGAGATAATGTCAGGCGTTTTTGAAGGCAAGACAACAGGAACTCCCATATCAATGCTTGTAAGAAACACTTCTCAGAAATCTTCAGACTATAGTGAGATTGCAGAGTATTACAGACCAGGGCATGCTGATTACGGCTTTGATACCAAGTATGGATTTAGAGATTACAGAGGTGGCGGCAGATCGTCAGGTCGTGAAACTATAGGTCGTGTTGCTGCAGGCGCGCTTTGTGAAAAGCTTCTTGGTCAGATGGGTATATCTGTTTGTGCATATACAAAAGCCATAGGATCCGTAGAGATAGATTATTCCAAGTTTGATAAAGATGCGATAGCTCAGAATCCTACAGCAATGCCTGATTCAGAGGCTGATCAAAAAGCAATGGATCTGATTTCACAGGCACGTAGCGATCAGGATTCTCTGGGAGGAGTAATTGAATGTTGTATTAAGGGAGTCCCCGCAGGTGTAGGCGAACCTGTTTTTGATAAGCTTGATGCTATCCTTGCAAGAAGTGTTATGAGTATCGGCGCTGTGAAGGCCGTCGAGATTGGAGACGGAACAAGGGTATCATCTTATTACGGCTCTGATAATAATGATGCCTTTAGTATATCAAAAGGCAATATTGTCAAAGAAACAAATCACTCAGGCGGAATACTTGGCGGAATCTCTGATGGAAGCGATATAGTTTTAAGGGCCTATGTAAAGCCTACTCCCAGCATTGCAAGAACCCAGCATACAATAAATAAGTCAGGCAACAACATAGAAATTAACATTAAGGGAAGGCATGACCCCGTAGTAGTTCCAAGAGCTGTTGTAGTAGTAGAAACCATGTGTGCTCACGCTATACTTGATCTGATGATATCCAACATGTCAGCCAAATCCGAGAATATAATTAGTTTTTATAGAAACAACAAATAA
- the yajC gene encoding preprotein translocase subunit YajC, translating to MGLLLTSEAAASSVNTLFIIAIYVVLFGFLYFIMIRPQRKEQKQKAQTLASLAVGDTVRTTGGFVGVILDITDDMVIVEFGSNKNCRIPMYKEAIVEVEKPEDAIATNSESTDSKKK from the coding sequence ATGGGATTACTTTTGACTTCAGAAGCAGCAGCTTCTTCAGTTAACACATTGTTTATTATTGCTATTTATGTTGTTTTATTCGGATTTTTATACTTTATTATGATCCGTCCTCAGAGGAAAGAGCAGAAGCAGAAAGCTCAGACACTTGCTTCACTTGCTGTAGGCGATACAGTTAGAACAACAGGCGGATTTGTCGGTGTTATCCTTGATATTACTGATGATATGGTAATTGTTGAGTTCGGTAGCAACAAGAACTGCCGTATTCCTATGTACAAGGAAGCTATCGTAGAGGTTGAGAAGCCTGAGGATGCAATCGCTACAAATTCAGAGTCAACAGATTCTAAGAAGAAGTAA
- a CDS encoding lactonase family protein — protein MAGKDKYVAYVSSYTSGLGTKYGIRIYDVDLKNGRLTEKQKVEITNSSYIGISHDNKTLYSITDAGVESYHILEDGSLEFLNEASINGMRGCYLNEDQTDNFLVTAGYHDGKVTILRLNDDGSIGEITDERYHKGLGTAAGRNHVPHVQCIKVSKDNKYLLAADLGMDRVNVYSLDHETGKIKEVDVIHCDQESSPRHMQFSKEGKFLYVCLEQKCAIEVYEYVDNNGDPEFNKIQSVSNSAESDSIGVASSALTFSEDYNYLVSSTAGENNVLVYKVDKETGLLTEKICLPVAGEYPKDAALFPDNKHLVSLNHESDSMTFFTVDMDKGTMVMNGPEMPISRPNCIVFHKLEG, from the coding sequence ATGGCTGGAAAAGATAAATATGTTGCTTATGTGTCTAGTTATACATCAGGTCTTGGCACTAAGTATGGAATCAGAATCTACGATGTAGATCTTAAGAATGGAAGACTCACTGAGAAGCAGAAGGTTGAGATTACCAATTCATCATATATAGGTATTTCCCACGACAATAAGACTTTATATTCAATCACGGATGCTGGTGTTGAATCATATCATATTCTTGAGGACGGAAGCCTAGAGTTTCTTAATGAAGCGTCTATCAACGGTATGAGAGGATGTTATCTCAACGAGGATCAGACTGACAATTTCCTTGTAACAGCCGGATATCATGACGGTAAGGTTACAATCCTCAGACTTAACGATGATGGCAGTATCGGTGAAATTACTGATGAGAGATACCACAAGGGACTTGGAACTGCAGCAGGACGTAACCATGTTCCTCATGTTCAGTGCATCAAGGTGTCCAAGGATAATAAATATCTTCTTGCGGCTGATCTTGGTATGGACAGAGTTAATGTTTATTCACTTGATCATGAAACCGGTAAGATCAAAGAGGTTGATGTGATCCACTGTGATCAGGAATCATCTCCGAGACATATGCAGTTCTCCAAGGAAGGCAAATTCCTTTATGTATGCCTTGAGCAGAAATGTGCTATAGAAGTTTATGAATATGTAGATAATAATGGAGACCCTGAGTTTAACAAGATCCAGTCTGTTTCCAATTCAGCAGAGTCAGATTCTATCGGTGTTGCAAGTTCAGCGCTTACTTTCTCTGAGGATTACAACTACCTTGTAAGCTCCACAGCTGGAGAGAACAATGTTCTTGTATATAAAGTAGACAAAGAGACAGGTCTTTTAACAGAGAAGATTTGCCTTCCTGTCGCAGGAGAGTATCCTAAGGATGCAGCTCTTTTCCCTGATAACAAGCATCTTGTTTCACTGAATCATGAGTCAGATTCAATGACATTCTTTACAGTAGATATGGATAAGGGCACAATGGTCATGAATGGACCGGAGATGCCAATTTCAAGACCTAACTGTATTGTGTTCCACAAACTTGAAGGCTGA
- a CDS encoding ABC transporter permease, giving the protein MASPYIAWAIIFIVVPLCMVFYYGLTNSDGAFTLDNIATIIKPGYLKALKRSIILAIISTLVCFLLSYPLGMILASMKLKKNAYIVTLFILPMWMNFLLRTLTWMTLLEGKGVINTVLEFMHLPTLNIINTNSAIVLGMVYNFLPFMILPIYNALNRIDENVINAARDLGAGTVQTFLRITLPLSMPGILSGITMVFIPALTTFAISTMLGGSKILLIGNIIEQEFTQLYDWHLGSGLSIVLMIFIILNMIIENLSDNGGNN; this is encoded by the coding sequence ATGGCTTCTCCATATATTGCCTGGGCAATCATTTTCATAGTTGTACCACTGTGCATGGTCTTTTACTATGGCCTTACTAATTCAGATGGTGCTTTTACTTTAGATAATATAGCCACTATTATTAAGCCCGGTTACCTCAAGGCGCTTAAAAGATCGATCATCCTTGCGATCATCAGCACACTGGTGTGCTTTTTGCTGTCCTATCCTCTTGGAATGATACTTGCATCCATGAAACTTAAAAAGAATGCATATATAGTCACTTTATTCATTCTTCCTATGTGGATGAACTTTTTATTAAGGACACTTACATGGATGACTCTGCTTGAAGGAAAAGGTGTGATAAATACAGTTCTTGAATTCATGCACCTTCCTACACTTAACATTATTAATACAAACAGTGCGATCGTCCTTGGTATGGTATACAATTTCCTGCCATTCATGATCCTGCCTATTTATAATGCCCTTAACAGAATTGATGAAAATGTTATAAATGCCGCAAGGGACCTGGGCGCCGGAACAGTGCAGACATTCCTTAGGATTACACTTCCTCTTTCAATGCCCGGTATTCTCAGCGGAATCACAATGGTATTTATTCCTGCTCTGACAACTTTTGCTATTTCTACAATGCTTGGAGGATCAAAGATTCTGTTGATCGGCAACATTATTGAACAGGAATTCACTCAGCTCTATGACTGGCACCTTGGAAGCGGCCTTTCTATAGTGCTAATGATCTTTATCATTCTAAACATGATAATAGAAAACTTATCAGATAATGGAGGAAACAACTAA
- the leuB gene encoding 3-isopropylmalate dehydrogenase has translation MKMNVTCIPGDGIGPEIVTEAKKVLDKVCAVFGHEIEYKDILMGGCSIDACGEPLTDQAIADAKAADAVLMGSIGGNTSTSPWYKLPPHLRPEAGLLKLRKSLNLFANLRPAYLYPELKDACPLKEATGEKGFDMLIMRELTGGLYFGDRKTEEVDGEMVATDTLVYKESEIRRIAVKAFDVARKRRKNVISVDKANVLDSSRLWRKVVEEVALDYPDVTLSHMLVDNCAMQLVKDPSQFDVVLTENMFGDILSDEASMITGSIGMLPSASLNDSSFGLYEPSHGSAPDIAGQNIANPIATILSAAMMLRYSFNLDKEADAIEEAVKEILKDGYRSVDLMPKGCEDKFTKTTCSQMGDLIAGRITNC, from the coding sequence ATGAAGATGAATGTTACCTGTATTCCGGGGGATGGTATAGGACCAGAAATAGTTACTGAGGCCAAAAAGGTGCTTGATAAAGTATGTGCTGTATTCGGTCATGAGATTGAGTATAAAGATATTCTGATGGGAGGATGCTCTATCGATGCCTGTGGTGAACCTTTGACAGATCAGGCTATTGCAGATGCTAAGGCTGCAGACGCTGTTCTCATGGGATCTATTGGCGGAAATACTTCTACATCTCCATGGTATAAGCTTCCTCCACATCTGCGTCCGGAAGCCGGACTTCTTAAGCTTCGTAAGTCTCTTAATCTGTTTGCAAATTTGAGACCGGCATATTTATATCCTGAACTCAAGGATGCCTGCCCACTTAAGGAAGCCACTGGGGAAAAGGGATTTGACATGCTTATAATGCGAGAGCTTACAGGCGGACTCTATTTTGGTGACAGGAAGACCGAGGAAGTTGACGGTGAAATGGTTGCCACTGATACGCTTGTTTACAAAGAAAGCGAGATCAGGAGAATTGCTGTTAAAGCTTTTGATGTAGCAAGAAAGCGCAGGAAGAACGTGATCAGCGTTGATAAAGCCAATGTGCTTGATTCTTCAAGACTTTGGAGAAAAGTTGTGGAAGAGGTAGCTCTTGATTACCCGGATGTTACTCTTTCTCATATGCTTGTTGATAACTGCGCAATGCAGCTGGTCAAAGATCCATCACAGTTTGATGTTGTGCTCACTGAGAACATGTTTGGAGACATTTTATCAGATGAAGCCAGCATGATCACAGGATCAATAGGTATGCTTCCTAGTGCGTCATTAAACGATTCTAGCTTTGGATTGTATGAGCCAAGTCATGGAAGCGCACCTGATATTGCCGGTCAGAATATAGCAAATCCAATAGCAACCATTCTCTCAGCAGCCATGATGCTCAGATATTCATTTAACCTCGATAAAGAAGCTGATGCTATTGAAGAGGCTGTTAAAGAAATACTTAAAGATGGTTACCGAAGCGTTGATCTCATGCCTAAGGGATGTGAAGATAAGTTTACCAAAACTACATGTAGCCAGATGGGAGACTTAATTGCAGGACGAATTACTAATTGCTAA
- a CDS encoding glycosyltransferase family 39 protein gives MQDELLIAKTEKKVYEILPHDPETMAATLFVIGMAAYYLWRMFVITPQHEELESFFLFINNGPLYSAMNWPSPNNHIGYSVLSAFLNYFGNNYIGLRGVSFICAISNLILVYRICKKYFTHAMPFGATVLYASMQVVSDYAVQGRGYTLATFCFLLAFYCITEICKLGETKKIHVVTFIICVVYGVYTTPSSIYWAVPVCLTALVFLFINGFRSRQVYDSDSENIYLRKLNSFLASVGVCIFSTLMLYTVIWLMVGARQLIGTEGSQFFGDTDLTVLIRNPVQALGTGIRFMNDQRRMSIGEVDLFRDMFLTWIVDLLNYMLPGLWLILLGFIISGLIIMITECIRHFAYSRTVLNLMAIINIGYVILILISTHNLPSLRGFGYGSFIMTICICSTVEKVINVGVRSYNKYVGDDRQSETHRENEYVKSTGKWYDGIGVYIPVAVIILLFVVRLFDKTYTSQIATRENDILNAMYIADISHRKNPCVLDIDQDYLLNFAFDIDCPNTNVNGCDVVILDRNLMTPGYNGEYASRFYQSYETIDWEYLDTMHIQYENDSIILYTR, from the coding sequence TTGCAGGACGAATTACTAATTGCTAAAACTGAAAAGAAAGTATATGAAATACTGCCTCATGATCCTGAAACTATGGCGGCTACGCTTTTTGTCATTGGAATGGCAGCGTATTATCTGTGGAGAATGTTTGTTATAACTCCTCAGCATGAAGAACTTGAGAGCTTTTTTCTTTTTATAAATAATGGGCCTTTGTATTCGGCGATGAACTGGCCTTCACCCAATAATCACATTGGTTATTCTGTATTATCTGCATTTTTGAACTATTTTGGTAATAATTATATAGGGCTACGCGGTGTTTCATTTATCTGTGCAATCAGTAATCTTATCCTGGTATACAGAATTTGTAAAAAATACTTTACACACGCAATGCCCTTTGGGGCGACAGTTCTATATGCTTCTATGCAGGTTGTCAGCGATTATGCCGTGCAGGGGCGCGGGTATACACTTGCGACTTTTTGTTTTCTGCTTGCCTTTTATTGTATTACGGAAATCTGCAAGCTCGGTGAGACCAAGAAGATTCATGTAGTTACTTTTATAATATGCGTAGTATACGGCGTATATACAACCCCGAGCAGTATATACTGGGCTGTTCCTGTTTGTCTTACAGCGCTGGTTTTCCTGTTTATTAACGGATTTAGGAGCAGGCAGGTATACGATAGCGATTCGGAGAATATTTATCTTCGAAAACTTAATAGCTTTCTTGCATCTGTCGGCGTGTGTATCTTTTCAACGTTGATGCTTTATACAGTTATTTGGCTGATGGTAGGGGCAAGACAACTTATAGGTACGGAAGGCTCGCAGTTTTTTGGTGATACTGACCTGACTGTTCTTATCAGGAATCCTGTACAGGCTCTTGGCACGGGAATTCGTTTTATGAATGATCAACGCAGAATGAGCATTGGAGAAGTTGATCTTTTCAGGGATATGTTTTTAACCTGGATAGTAGATCTGCTCAACTATATGCTTCCGGGACTATGGCTTATCCTTCTTGGATTTATCATTAGCGGTCTTATAATTATGATAACTGAATGCATAAGGCATTTTGCATATAGCAGAACAGTATTGAACCTGATGGCTATCATTAACATTGGCTATGTTATCCTTATTCTTATCAGTACGCATAATCTGCCGTCACTTAGGGGCTTTGGCTATGGTTCTTTTATTATGACAATATGCATATGTTCCACAGTGGAAAAGGTTATAAATGTCGGTGTCAGATCATACAACAAGTATGTAGGCGATGACAGACAGTCTGAAACTCATAGAGAAAATGAATATGTTAAGAGCACAGGTAAATGGTATGATGGAATAGGTGTTTATATCCCGGTGGCAGTAATAATATTATTGTTTGTAGTGAGGTTATTTGATAAGACATATACTTCACAGATTGCCACAAGAGAAAATGATATTCTAAATGCAATGTACATTGCTGATATTTCTCACAGAAAGAATCCTTGTGTTCTTGATATTGATCAGGACTATCTTTTGAATTTTGCATTTGATATTGATTGTCCTAATACAAATGTTAATGGATGTGATGTTGTTATACTTGATAGAAATCTGATGACTCCCGGCTATAATGGGGAATATGCCTCAAGGTTTTATCAGAGCTATGAAACCATTGATTGGGAATATCTTGATACTATGCATATCCAATATGAAAATGATTCAATTATTCTATATACGAGGTAA